AATCGATACCAAAATCATGGGATGTTCACCTATTTACTCTCTTGTTGAATTTCTTAACCAAGGCCGATAGTGGCCTTACCCGATGAAAAACCAACTTAGATCATTTTTGTTTCGCTTATacgtatttatttatttatttttcaacacATCTCACCCTGCATGAACAATAACGTTCAGGTTCTATGCGAACCAAAATGCAACTATTCATTAGCTTGCATGGGagtggaaaagggaaaaaacataTGACCAGCTGGCATAAagttttctcacttattttatttttctcttatttttagttttttatatttttttaaaattatcttctgttttttcaagctcaccactatacctgagaaaaacttcATTTCAAGCTCACCACATAATATACCGAGAAACCCCCGAAAAACCTCACCTTGAAGAAATTTGTTGTAGGTATAAACCTTGCCCGTTTCTTCTTTCGGAAATGCAAATTAACCAACATAGGGGCTGAAGTGAATGAGTAGTAGTAACACTTAGCTTTTAGCTTTTACAGTTCATGGTGAACCAAAATTCAGGCGGAGTAAAACCACAGGATGATATAGTTCACCATAAATTGAAGAGATGTGAGGAGGGTAACCACGTGTGTCATTGGTATGATATTCATCAGTAATACTGTGGAGGTAACCATCCAGTAGGAGGCGGCTAGAGATGGAGACACGCATCCTCATCATATCAACGAACTCGCCAAGTTCCACATATGGGACCTCAGTCTCATTGAAGAAATCACATCTTCTCCATGCCTTCGCctcaattgaaatttgaaatggtGCCTGGGCGCCATCGCTCATAAGGTCTATGTGAACAAAAGTGCTGCTGTCAAGGCCgcattcatcttcttcattatcACCGCTGTCAAGGCCgcattcatcttcttcaacatcGATGCCccattcatcttcttcaacatcGACGTTGTCAAGGCCGCTTTCTTCTAGTTTCAAGACTAACAAGCAGCCAGACTCGAAGCACTTAGGAGGGAAGAAACAGATATATTGTGCATCTGACGAATCTCCAGTACTCAAGCTTCCAGAGATGGAGAAGCGAGTCAAGCGTTGCAAGTTTGCCTCCTAAAAAAAACAGAGTCAAAAGATATTCATAGTAGCAATGCAGGTTAAGAACTGACATCGTGAAGAGCCTCGTCTTAGCTGGTAAGGAACCGGTTATAAATGGAAGGGCTCCAAGAGCTAATCGAACAAAAAGGTAGAGTAAAGAGACCATCATGCGCTATTGTTGATGCTTgtgtaaatatatatttaaaggcTAAATTgtaattagaaagaaaaaatcagagTGATGATATttaatttagaaagaaaaaaacagagtgATGATCTTAATTTCCCCACGGGACAGCATTTTGTGTTCGTGTTCTTCATTCACATGTGGTTTGAACTGATTGTCACTTCCCACTAATTCGTGACATTCCCAAGTCGCTCCCCCCAATTTTGAAGGAAGGGGTAGCTAATGGGGCATGGTATGAAGGGAATTTATTCTTGTTAAAATGATGTTTAATTACCTGAACTCTTTTCCATAGTGAGTCGGAAAGACTTCTACATCCTCCAAGCTCTAGCTCGTCTAACCATTTCAACTGCTCAATGCCAGGAACGTCCACAAGCTTTGGACAGCCGCCTAAATGCAATCTCTGCAATTTCTTTGCATTTGAGACGTCAGCTATCATTTCCAATTCAGAACAACCTTCTGccctgagtttagtcaaaggaGGGAATTGAGGGAGAGAATAGTGTTGTCTCTCTGAAGATTCTTCGCCACCATGGttcttcaacaacattgatCCAATACATGCAGAAGATGGCAAATATTTCAGCCGTTTGCATCTAAAAAGCTCCAAGACCTCAAGTTTCTCTAGTGACATAATGGAGTCCGGAAGCTCTTCAATGGCTGTCCAACTCAAGTCAAGCTTCTTCAAGCTCCTTAGGTTGCCAAGCAAGTTGGATAAAGATGCAAGAGATTCACAGCACGAAGCATCTAGTTCTTCAAGATTGGGCAATGAACATATCCAGTCGGGTATTTCTTTGAACGTGGGAGGACAACGTAGAACCTTCAGTTGCTTCAAGTGTCTCATGGATTCAGGCAAAGTTGTTATGCTAGTGTCCAAAAGGGAAAGCTCCTCTAATGACTTAAAATCCCCCAACTGTGACGCCAAAGTTGTCACTCCACTCTTATCCAAGTAAAGCCTTTTCAGTGAAGTCAATTGCCAAACTTCTTTAGGTAGCTGCTTTAGTGACGCACAGCCGAACAAACACAAAGAAGTTAAGCTCTTGAGAAGCCCAATAGACGGATGAAGTTCACTCATCTTCGAACAATCCCAAAATGACAAGAACTGTAAATGTGGCGTGCTAGTAAAATCTGGGCAAATAGTGAAGTTCACACATTCGTCGAGATTTAGGCGTTCCAAGACAAgcaatgattgatttaatgacTTCGAACCCCCCACTTGTGGTGGCAAAGCTGTAATCTGGCTGCACGGCCCGAGTTCAAGCTCTTTAAGTGAGACTAGTTGCCAAATTTCTGGAGGAATTTTGATTAGTGATTTGCAGCCTAATAAAATCAAGACATTCAAGCTCTTGAGGTACCCAATAGATGGATGAAGTTCAGTAATCTTCTCACTTTTCGACAAATTCAATATCTGCAGAGATAGCATGCTCGTAAAGTCCGGACATATGGTGAGGTTCACACAGTCACGGAGGTTTAGGACTTTCAATTTGTGAAAGACCTAAAACAAAAAGATTGTTTTGTTAATACAAATTAgttccataaaagaaaaaaaagtgaataagagaaaaaaagtgaagcTTTATTCACCTGCCAAGCTGCATCAACTTAAGTGAAAAATTCAATAGCCACATTCACGTTGGAGGGTCCATtaccatcatatatatatatatatatatatatatatatatatatacattaatatcGTGCATGgttcttcaatatatatatatattgaagaacCATGCACGATACTAATGTATGTCTACCTTAATCATacttttccatatttttctatttaaagaACAACTAGTAAGTCTTTTAAAATGcttaaaaaaggtaaaatataTTCTAACACCTCTGTGTGGCTGATACAAAGGCGTAAACATTGAATGATATTCATAACATTCTACGTAACCCAATTCTACTAATTAAAGAAAGTGAGGTAAAGAAACAAGGCTGAAAAACGAATATGTCTTAAGGCTTCTAATTTACCTTGGTACTTGCAGATCTTTGGGGGTTCCAAAGTTGTGATAAGGAGCTACCAGATAAGTCAAGAATAACAATATTCTCAAGATGCATGGTACTTGGCAAGAAATCCAAGTTTGTGGGACTCCATTGTAACCATTTGACCATCCGTGGAAAATGTTCATATCCACCTTCTAGTGTCATATAACCCAACCGGAGCATTCTAAGTTGAGCCATTCCAGTAAAAGCCTCTACATCCACAGAGTTCGAATCACTCTCAGAAATTGGTCTTTTGACATACACCCTACGGTCATATTTAAGATGCGCGTAATTTTGAGTAATTTCATCTCCTAGAATTGTGATTGCTTCAGTTCTTGTTCCCTGCAATTCAAATATGATTGACAATAAATTAAAGgcatgactttctttttgtaaataaaagaaatatgaGGTCGGTCTTCCCCACATTTACCAAGCAGAAGTACAGTTTctagttgcttttttttttttttttcagaccAATGCTCGTCAACATCTTACTAAGAACTACTTTCTTGTATGGGGTAAGCACAGGGTAGTCTAATGAAATCACCAACATCTAAAATTACTCATTAAAATGAATGAGAACAAATtaagataataataataatcataataGTGATATCTTCCTACCATTTTGTTTTGCAACACATCTAGTTTCTCCTCTTGTTTCCATAGCCTGCTCCAGGTTCCTGGATTTGAACGGCTCTCATCTTCTACAATTCTTCTTCCCATGTCCCGAACATGGTCATGCATATCAAATTCATGCCCTTCATCAATTAAGCTCACTAAAGACTTGCGTATTAGGACTTTAATTGTTATTTCTGGGAAGAACCTACAACTTTCCCACATGAGAGTAGCAAGCCGTTTGCCTCTCCTAATAAAGAAACATGCTATGTCCAAAAAGACTTGCTTTTCATACACCTCAAGTGCGTCAAAACTTATCTTCAGCCTTTCATGGATTTTTTTGTGTTGAACTTCCTTCAATTTTCTCAACGTAATTCCCCATTCTTTATCTTCTAGATCGCGAAAATGAGACCCGAATATTTTAAGCACTAATGGCAGCCCAGCAGCAGCAGATGCAACCTCTTTCGATAGCTCTGCAAATTTGGTTTCTGGCTCCTCTTTCCCAAATGCATGCCAACTGAAAAGTTGAAGTGATTGGGTAGCATCAAACTGCTGAAGCTTATACACATTATTTTGGTTCACTCCTGCTGCTCTCAACACCTCCTCATCTCTAGTAGTAATAATGATTCTTGACCCTGGGCAAAACCAATCCAGGCCACCAACCAACACTTTTACTTGTGATTCACAATCAACATCATCAAGAACTAGCAGGACCTTCTTACTCCAAATCCGTTGTTTAATCATGCTGATTCCTTGGTCAGTGCTGCTTATATTCACATCCTCCTCTTTGAAAACATTACAAAGCAGCTTTTTTTGGAGGGAAACGAGACCACAGGATTGTGCTGCTTTTTCTCTGATGTTAGAAATGAAGCTGCATGCATCAAAATGAGAAGAGATTTGGTTATAGACGGCCGTAGCAAGAGTTGTCTTGCCCATTCCACCCATGGCGTAGATCCCGACCATTCTTGCATGATCCTGGTCTTCAATTTCCagcacatttttcacatcctcAGTGCGAGAATCAAGTGCTACTGGATGTTCAGCAACGAAGAGCGGTGTCATATTTACTTCATTCCGGATCCTCTTCAAGATTAGTTGGATGAGCTTAGCCTCATGTCTGCAGATGGCAAAAGAAATAAGGTAAATGCATGCAATTAACGAAATATATGATTTCTAAATCAATTCATAACATTGCATAATGCGTCGTCACAAAATCACAGTTCTTTAGAGAAAATAAGTGAAAGGAATCCATATTTGtcacattttttattcataCATTCTCATTCACATGGCTCAGTTTGAGCAGTCCTGAATATTGATTTACCCTTCAAGTGATGTAGATGTATTCAAAATGACATAGACAAGTGATTATATATACACAGATAGTGCATTTTTGTTAGGCTCAACCAGCTACTTACCCTTCAGTGTCGGCCAATGAATAACCTAAAACTCCCCCTGCTTCTGTCAAAGCATCACTCCATTTGCTCACCTCCACCCTATCCATAGTTCTATTCCTACGGTACCTTGAAAATGCAGCCGCAAAAGGGCCAGTTTGTTTGCGGACATCAGTTGGCTGCACATCAAAGAACACTGGTACAATGAGCCTCTTGCATTCCACAATCTTTGTTATTTCCTTTAAACACCACTTCGAATCTGCATAACCTTTAGAGAAGATGGGCACAAAGATTTTTGATTTCTCTATGTACCCAAATAGCTTCTCCAGCTTCTGCCCCTTCTCCAACTTCTCGTTGTCGATGAAAGTGGTGATGCCCTTATCTTTTAATGCTTGATAAAGATGGCCGGTGAAGCCCCTGCGAGTGTCTGGTCCTCTAAAACTCAAAAACACATGATATTGGAATCCATCTTCCCTGGCCGGTGGTGGTGCCGATGATGAAGAAGGGCCAGCTTCATCATCCTCATAATCAGACTTCTCATAATATCGTCCAGACCTTGATCTTTTCATAACTCCTAAATAGAATCCACAAATGCCAAAGATCGATGCAGAAAAAGTGTGAGGGTGGTGTAGCGAGAGTGTTCAGAAAGCCATTTCCAGGGATAAGCTTCAGCGCTTTGGGATCACTCAGCCACCAAAGGATGTGGGaggtcagctcgagctcggctcgagctcgagtcgagctcgagtcgagctttacaATGgtagctcgaacttgactcgatcAATTGTGTTTGAGCTCGAGATTGACTCGACCGACTCCTTTAACTCGATTACATGCTTGTTCTAGATGCTTCTGCTgtggaagggggaagaagatgGCAGTAGCAGATTCTGTTGTGGAAAGGGGAAGAAAGCCCTCTCTTGCTTGAGCAGAATTTGTGGAAGGCGGAAGAAGACCCTCTCTCGCTTGAGCAGTTTGTGGAAGGGGAAAGAAGACGgcagaagagggaagaagacgGCAATAGCAGATCTGCTgtggaagggggaagaagaccCTCTCTCGCTTGAGCAGAGTTCGTTGGGTTTTTGATACCCTCTCTCGCTTGAGGGAGAGAGGGTTtcagaaaccttgttttctctgatttagagagggagatagagagagagagagagagagaagagtacCATTGTCGGTTGCCATCAGCTGGATGTCGGTGCTAATCGAAGGAGGACGGGGCCGAGGTCAGCAACGGTGGCCGGAGCAAAGGATCGGGCAGTGGAGAAGACGGGAGGAGGCTCTGCTCTGCGGGTCTCCCCCTCGGCCCTCAAGCTGCAGATAACGATGGCGGAGGAGGCTCCGCTCTGCGGGTAAGATGTACACTTTTGCAGTTACGTAAAAGGAAAACACTGGAATGGTCAGCCGCGTAGCATTACGCCAATGTCAATCAGCTCTTTTAATACCGCACAGAACTACGAAGGTtgattgtcaaaaaaaaaaagaaggaattatTTGTCACGATTAATTGATAAGGTGAGATTTTGGCCCCTTTACATAATTATCTAAAAATGTCATAAATCCAAAGGTAAagccttttttcttgttcttttctaattttcttttccttaattGTTCCTTTCTTTTAATATCTACGTTGGCACTTGGCAGAATGTTTTTGTAAAATGGCGGATTTCGGTTGCAATAATTTTCTCATTACACTTTCTTTTAAggatttatttttatgaaattggGAACCTGCTTTACGAATGGCGCCCATATGAATGTCAAACTGACCACTCAACTTTTACCATTTTATCAGTCCAATCAAGCCTGCCATGTCCCGTGGGGATTTTGTTTGAGTCGAATGACACCAAGTTACTAAAAAGTTCATGCAGACATAGTTTCAAAAATCGGCTGCCATTAAATGATAATTGTTTTATGATAAGAATTTTCTAACATTCATTACCTTGACAACATCTTAATTATTACTTTATATAAGCATCTCAACAAACTTCAAGAAGGTGTCCACTCAGTCTTCTTTTAGCTTGGATGGCTAAGAATGCGTAATATGCATCTCAATGAACTTCAAAAATGTGTCGACTCCGTCTTTTTTAgattgaacaacaaaaaattgcatAATAAGCATCtaaatcaacttaaaaaatgtACCCACTGAGTCTTTTTGAGCTTGAATAACAAACAACGCATCtaaatcaacttcaaaaatgtACCCAACTTTGGTGGGttgtttgatagcctcaaattTAAGATtcaaggtgatttgagatcattgagAACCTCATATCTGTGGATTAAGGTCAGATTCCCTTCCATCTGTTCTCAAATATGAGGTATCTTACGTCTGATAAAATCCGGTGCTTGTTTATATTCCAGGTCCCACATCTAATAggaatgtttttcttcttctctctttagtTTCAAGTACTGTCAAATGAGTGTTTCATAGCCaacaaaagaatacaaaaaagcAACGGGTTACTCTCACTAACGCCTCTATAACTCAtaagaacattaaaaaattcGCCATAAATAACACTAGGATCGAATAGTCACAATTCATTGTCAATGTTATCCATCTTCCATCGAACGTAGACCTCTTTAAGGTGTCCTCCAAGAACACCAGTTAATCAGGCCGTAGGCATAGCAGAGCCAGAAAACTCTAGTTGATGGGtagtatatataaaatttaaaattttcaaggaaCACCAATGGGCAAATGAGataaattttctttataatatcgatatgaaaataataattttgtggacctgtgtggacaattgcccacacgacGCCCGCACCTACATTTGAACTCACTCATGTATTGAACCTGCCCCtttgaattcatgaaacatcatgACAAGtgttctcaaatttttaaatttgcaaaaagAGAACTTTCAAAGACAATTTTTCCcgtgaaaaaatgagaaatgcCACACAAGCGATCATTTGTTTTCGTTTAATGGCATGCATTCAACATAACATACACCACACAAGCGATCATTTGTTTTCGTTTCTTTAAACCAAAACATGTTTAAGCCTACAGAGGCcaatggtttcttttcttttttttttttttggcaatcgATTCGGAAGCTGATGCCGACTAAATCAACTCCAAATAGACGGAACTTGCTCTCGTCCTAGCATCCTCTCCCTCTTTCCAAAACGCTTCTGCTCAAACATAAAGCCCATCGCCGGCACTCTCACCTTCACAAAGAAACAGAATGGCTGAACCGGTAGCCCAATGGTACTAAAGCTGGCGGCGGCGGGGTCGGTGGTGGCGAAGGGGTCACTTCGCTGTCTACTCTTCAAGTAAAGCAGCTCCTCCCGAAGCATTGGTAGGGTGCTCGGCCGGTGCTTGAAGGGTACCAAGCACTTCAACAAATGGGAGGTCGGAAGATCGTTAAGGGTGCTTTCAATTCGAAGGCGCTATTAGCCCAAGGTAAAAATCCCGAACACGTTTTCTCCCTCATTGTTTGCAGGGTCTAACTCATTTCCTTTGCCATCTTTGTTTGCACGAAACTAGTTCTCGATGACAGTTTTTGAATCTTGGAAATTTGAACCTCCTCCCTTTTGAGTGTCATTTTGCGGTTTCATTTGTCAAACGTATGTTATGATCAGGAGATTGGTTGAAAGTGCTATTGTCGCtctgttttaattttcttttttgctggTTTAATTTTTTACTGCAATTCCTGTTTCTTGTTATTTGGTGATGAATCAGTTGCTTTTATTTGAGTTTATAAGAACTTACAGGATAGAGAACAACTGTTCGTATATCAAATGTTATCAATGAAGATAGTTAATACAGTGGGGCCTTACTCTTACAGGGCTTGTTAAGGTAAAAAAGCTACTGCTGATCTGATGAGCTTCTTTTTCCAAGGAAATTGGACAAGAAGTTTTGTTGCGTTATTCTCCATAAGCCGCCAcattttgaaacatgaaaaactgagAGTTTGTATATCATCCTCTCTAACCGTACGCAAGGGCCTGTGCTTTGTATGTCAGACTTCAGCAGCTCAATGCGAAGAATGTGATCCACAAGCTTTTGGAAGCCACTTGGATCCACTTCGCATCCTTTGACTTTTCCAGTTCTGGGCTTTAGTTTATGTTGCCTTGCTCTTAAGATTGCCAATCAAATTCCACAATAACAAAATTATCGTCAGCTTCAATCCGACCGGTATATAACCAATCAACGTGGCGTAGAAAATACCTATATGCGAATAAATCACCGTGGAGTAAGACGCAGCCGTCGATGgacttagggctgcacacgagccgagtcgagctcggctggctcgagctcaactcgactgGTGTTTagtgagctcgagcttgactcgaactcagACGAGCTTCACAACTTcagctcgagctccactcgaGCGATTGccttcgagctcgactcgaggcCGGCTCGTTTATCCTCGCTAATGCGTGTTTGCCAAGTTCGCCCTGCGTCTTTTTCCCTGTTATCCTGCcatggggaggaggaaaggcGTGGGTGAGAAGGAGTCTCTGCATACCTGCCATGAGCACCCCATTAACGCATGGGGATGAGGAAAAGGCTTTACAAGAAAAGAGATAGAAACCTCAACGAGGATGAGGATGATGAAAGGCGTtgcaagaaaagagaaaaaaatggtggaaaaatggaaagagaaaaacagagagggaaaatgaacaagagaaaCGAGAGGGAGAATGAAAAAAGtgtttgaaaaaaagagagggaaaatgaaaagaaaaaaacaaagaggaaaaatgaaCCAGCTAAAAACGAGAGGGAGAATGAGAAAAGTGTTTGATAGATTGAAAGTGTAACAACGAGGGTAaagaaattgtcatttaaaGCCAAGTGGATCATAAATAAGTTATATCTCCATCCGTAAGATTCACTTTAATATATTGCAGGCAAGGTTTTTACTGTTGAGGGTTGTAAAAATATGTATACTTAGAAGTTGTTTGACAACAACAATACACTGccattgtttcataaatctatcaaaaaaaaaatatggcagatttatgaaacacatttTGTTATAATGTTTTTTGAATCTGCCTCATTTTCTGAGGCACATTCATGGGACACTAATATATGTTGCTATTGCTAAAC
This window of the Nymphaea colorata isolate Beijing-Zhang1983 chromosome 2, ASM883128v2, whole genome shotgun sequence genome carries:
- the LOC116247991 gene encoding disease resistance protein RUN1-like isoform X2, yielding MTPLFVAEHPVALDSRTEDVKNVLEIEDQDHARMVGIYAMGGMGKTTLATAVYNQISSHFDACSFISNIREKAAQSCGLVSLQKKLLCNVFKEEDVNISSTDQGISMIKQRIWSKKVLLVLDDVDCESQVKVLVGGLDWFCPGSRIIITTRDEEVLRAAGVNQNNVYKLQQFDATQSLQLFSWHAFGKEEPETKFAELSKEVASAAAGLPLVLKIFGSHFRDLEDKEWGITLRKLKEVQHKKIHERLKISFDALEVYEKQVFLDIACFFIRRGKRLATLMWESCRFFPEITIKVLIRKSLVSLIDEGHEFDMHDHVRDMGRRIVEDESRSNPGTWSRLWKQEEKLDVLQNKMGTRTEAITILGDEITQNYAHLKYDRRVYVKRPISESDSNSVDVEAFTGMAQLRMLRLGYMTLEGGYEHFPRMVKWLQWSPTNLDFLPSTMHLENIVILDLSGSSLSQLWNPQRSASTKVFHKLKVLNLRDCVNLTICPDFTSMLSLQILNLSKSEKITELHPSIGYLKSLNVLILLGCKSLIKIPPEIWQLVSLKELELGPCSQITALPPQVGGSKSLNQSLLVLERLNLDECVNFTICPDFTSTPHLQFLSFWDCSKMSELHPSIGLLKSLTSLCLFGCASLKQLPKEVWQLTSLKRLYLDKSGVTTLASQLGDFKSLEELSLLDTSITTLPESMRHLKQLKVLRCPPTFKEIPDWICSLPNLEELDASCCESLASLSNLLGNLRSLKKLDLSWTAIEELPDSIMSLEKLEVLELFRCKRLKYLPSSACIGSMLLKNHGGEESSERQHYSLPQFPPLTKLRAEGCSELEMIADVSNAKKLQRLHLGGCPKLVDVPGIEQLKWLDELELGGCRSLSDSLWKRVQEANLQRLTRFSISGSLSTGDSSDAQYICFFPPKCFESGCLLVLKLEESGLDNVDVEEDEWGIDVEEDECGLDSGDNEEDECGLDSSTFVHIDLMSDGAQAPFQISIEAKAWRRCDFFNETEVPYVELGEFVDMMRMRVSISSRLLLDGYLHSITDEYHTNDTRGYPPHISSIYGELYHPVVLLRLNFGSP
- the LOC116247991 gene encoding TMV resistance protein N-like isoform X1; protein product: MATDNGVMKRSRSGRYYEKSDYEDDEAGPSSSSAPPPAREDGFQYHVFLSFRGPDTRRGFTGHLYQALKDKGITTFIDNEKLEKGQKLEKLFGYIEKSKIFVPIFSKGYADSKWCLKEITKIVECKRLIVPVFFDVQPTDVRKQTGPFAAAFSRYRRNRTMDRVEVSKWSDALTEAGGVLGYSLADTEGHEAKLIQLILKRIRNEVNMTPLFVAEHPVALDSRTEDVKNVLEIEDQDHARMVGIYAMGGMGKTTLATAVYNQISSHFDACSFISNIREKAAQSCGLVSLQKKLLCNVFKEEDVNISSTDQGISMIKQRIWSKKVLLVLDDVDCESQVKVLVGGLDWFCPGSRIIITTRDEEVLRAAGVNQNNVYKLQQFDATQSLQLFSWHAFGKEEPETKFAELSKEVASAAAGLPLVLKIFGSHFRDLEDKEWGITLRKLKEVQHKKIHERLKISFDALEVYEKQVFLDIACFFIRRGKRLATLMWESCRFFPEITIKVLIRKSLVSLIDEGHEFDMHDHVRDMGRRIVEDESRSNPGTWSRLWKQEEKLDVLQNKMGTRTEAITILGDEITQNYAHLKYDRRVYVKRPISESDSNSVDVEAFTGMAQLRMLRLGYMTLEGGYEHFPRMVKWLQWSPTNLDFLPSTMHLENIVILDLSGSSLSQLWNPQRSASTKVFHKLKVLNLRDCVNLTICPDFTSMLSLQILNLSKSEKITELHPSIGYLKSLNVLILLGCKSLIKIPPEIWQLVSLKELELGPCSQITALPPQVGGSKSLNQSLLVLERLNLDECVNFTICPDFTSTPHLQFLSFWDCSKMSELHPSIGLLKSLTSLCLFGCASLKQLPKEVWQLTSLKRLYLDKSGVTTLASQLGDFKSLEELSLLDTSITTLPESMRHLKQLKVLRCPPTFKEIPDWICSLPNLEELDASCCESLASLSNLLGNLRSLKKLDLSWTAIEELPDSIMSLEKLEVLELFRCKRLKYLPSSACIGSMLLKNHGGEESSERQHYSLPQFPPLTKLRAEGCSELEMIADVSNAKKLQRLHLGGCPKLVDVPGIEQLKWLDELELGGCRSLSDSLWKRVQEANLQRLTRFSISGSLSTGDSSDAQYICFFPPKCFESGCLLVLKLEESGLDNVDVEEDEWGIDVEEDECGLDSGDNEEDECGLDSSTFVHIDLMSDGAQAPFQISIEAKAWRRCDFFNETEVPYVELGEFVDMMRMRVSISSRLLLDGYLHSITDEYHTNDTRGYPPHISSIYGELYHPVVLLRLNFGSP